In one window of Caldanaerobius fijiensis DSM 17918 DNA:
- the purQ gene encoding phosphoribosylformylglycinamidine synthase subunit PurQ, with the protein MKAGVVVFPGSNCDVDCYHVLKDVLSVDTRYVWHKDTDISDLDLIVLPGGFSYGDYLRAGAIARFSPVMNSVIDAAKKGVPIIGICNGFQILTEAGLLPGVLRRNKNLKFICDTVQIQAVNTDSPFTKKLKSGQILNIPIAHGEGNYYVDNDTLEKLKDKGLIAFRYLEDVNGSVDRIAGVLNENKNVLGMMPHPERASESILGSEDGRAIFESVVEYLL; encoded by the coding sequence ATGAAGGCAGGGGTAGTGGTTTTTCCGGGCTCTAATTGTGATGTAGACTGCTATCACGTTTTAAAGGACGTACTATCTGTTGATACCAGGTATGTATGGCATAAAGATACTGACATAAGTGATCTGGATCTGATAGTGCTCCCAGGTGGCTTTTCATATGGCGATTATTTAAGGGCAGGTGCTATTGCCCGATTTTCGCCCGTTATGAACAGCGTGATAGATGCGGCAAAAAAAGGTGTGCCTATTATAGGCATATGCAACGGATTTCAAATTCTGACAGAAGCCGGATTGTTACCAGGGGTTTTAAGGCGAAATAAAAATTTGAAGTTCATATGTGATACTGTTCAAATACAGGCTGTGAACACTGATTCACCTTTCACAAAAAAACTCAAATCGGGTCAAATCCTAAATATTCCTATTGCTCATGGAGAAGGCAATTATTATGTAGATAATGATACCCTTGAAAAGCTCAAAGATAAAGGTTTAATAGCATTCAGGTATTTAGAAGACGTCAATGGCTCTGTTGATCGCATTGCCGGCGTCTTAAATGAAAATAAAAATGTACTTGGCATGATGCCACATCCAGAGAGGGCATCTGAGAGCATATTAGGCAGTGAAGACGGAAGGGCGATTTTTGAATCGGTTGTGGAATATCTGCTTTAA
- the purC gene encoding phosphoribosylaminoimidazolesuccinocarboxamide synthase — translation MEKLEMLYEGKAKKVYRTSDPDLYVVEYKDDATAFNGLKKGTIIDKGIVNNKMSAFFFKMLEDRGVPTHFEKLLSDREMLVKAVKIVPVEVLIRNYAAGSLSKRLGIKEGTRLNCTVLEFCYKNDELGDPFINEDHIKAMGLATEEEVKVIKEYSLKVNEILTEYLLKKEIILADFKLEFGRYGDKIVLADEISPDTCRFWDAKTMEKLDKDRFRRDMGGVEEAYQEVLRRVIGE, via the coding sequence ATGGAAAAATTGGAGATGTTGTACGAAGGCAAGGCGAAAAAGGTTTATAGGACCAGCGATCCTGATCTCTATGTAGTAGAATATAAAGATGATGCGACAGCGTTTAATGGTCTGAAAAAAGGTACTATAATAGATAAAGGAATAGTGAACAATAAGATGTCGGCATTTTTCTTTAAGATGCTGGAAGACAGAGGTGTTCCCACCCACTTTGAAAAATTACTATCTGACCGGGAGATGCTGGTCAAAGCCGTAAAAATCGTGCCTGTAGAAGTGCTGATCAGGAATTACGCGGCAGGTAGTCTTTCTAAGAGATTGGGTATTAAAGAAGGGACAAGGCTTAATTGTACTGTTCTGGAGTTTTGCTATAAAAATGATGAGCTGGGAGATCCATTCATAAATGAGGACCATATTAAAGCCATGGGTCTTGCAACAGAAGAAGAGGTAAAGGTGATAAAGGAGTATTCACTAAAAGTTAACGAAATATTGACAGAGTATTTATTAAAGAAAGAAATTATATTAGCCGATTTTAAGCTAGAGTTTGGCAGATACGGTGATAAGATTGTCCTGGCTGACGAGATTTCTCCTGATACCTGCAGGTTCTGGGATGCAAAAACCATGGAAAAACTGGACAAAGATAGGTTCAGAAGAGACATGGGCGGTGTTGAAGAGGCATATCAAGAGGTTTTAAGAAGGGTAATTGGCGAATAG
- the purS gene encoding phosphoribosylformylglycinamidine synthase subunit PurS, giving the protein MIAKIKVTLKKGISDPQGQAIKGSLQTLGFGNVQDVRVGKYIEILIDEQEMKTAEEKVKEMCEKLLANPVIEDYTFEITEV; this is encoded by the coding sequence ATGATAGCGAAGATAAAAGTTACGTTAAAAAAAGGCATATCAGATCCGCAGGGTCAAGCTATAAAAGGGTCACTTCAGACTTTGGGTTTTGGAAATGTCCAGGATGTGAGAGTGGGAAAATATATCGAAATTTTGATCGATGAGCAAGAAATGAAGACGGCAGAAGAGAAGGTTAAAGAGATGTGCGAAAAGCTGCTGGCTAATCCTGTTATTGAGGATTACACCTTTGAGATAACGGAGGTGTAA
- the purL gene encoding phosphoribosylformylglycinamidine synthase subunit PurL, with translation MEQEKIWIKLGLTDSEYEMIKDILGREPNIVELGMYSVMWSEHCGYKNSKALLKLLPTKGPYVLQGPGENAGIIDIGDDDAIVMKVESHNHPSAIEPYQGAATGVGGILRDIFTMGARPIATLDSLRFGNLDDDRVKYIFNGVVAGIAGYGNCMGIPTIAGEVYFNESYKGNPLVNAMSVGIMNKNKIKKGVASGVGNTVMLVGSTTGRDGIGGASFASEELSEKSEEKRPAVQVGDPFMEKLLLEACLELFESDAVVGIQDMGAAGITSSSCEMAARAGTGIEIDIDKVPKRETGMTPFEVMLSESQERMLVVVKKGREKEVMDIFDKWGLHAAVIGVVTDDGMLTVKDRGEVVARVPAKSLANAPVYEREYEKPSYQDDLNNLDIDSIPLPSDYNDVLLRLMSSLDICSKEWVYKQYDYMVRTDTVVIPGSDAAVLRIKGKNKGIAMTIDCNGLYCYLNPREGAKIAVAEAARNLSVSGAIPMAITDGLNFGNPEKKEVYWQFREAILGIKEACEVLGIPVISGNVSFYNESQGKAIYPTPVIGMVGLLENLNHVTTQGFKDKGDVIILAGKNLCELGGTEYLKEIYGLEKGNAPLIDLNFEKRVQSFIRDAINQGLIKSAHDVSEGGLAVAIAESCISGKIGAQIKLDSDIRPDGLLFGESQSRIILSADENNWHKIEDIAKKYDVPVEKIGRVDGNSLMIDLNGKRLIDIKIEEIESQWREKISSIMG, from the coding sequence ATGGAGCAGGAAAAGATATGGATCAAACTGGGCCTTACTGACAGCGAATATGAGATGATAAAGGATATACTTGGTAGGGAACCCAACATCGTGGAATTGGGCATGTACAGCGTCATGTGGTCAGAACATTGCGGCTATAAAAATTCTAAGGCGTTGTTGAAGCTTTTGCCTACAAAAGGACCTTACGTTTTGCAAGGTCCTGGAGAGAATGCGGGTATTATTGATATAGGCGATGACGATGCCATTGTAATGAAAGTTGAGAGTCATAATCACCCCTCTGCTATAGAGCCATATCAAGGCGCTGCTACGGGAGTAGGAGGTATATTGCGCGATATATTCACTATGGGTGCAAGGCCTATTGCAACGCTTGATTCATTGCGCTTTGGCAACCTTGACGATGACAGGGTCAAGTATATTTTTAACGGCGTGGTGGCAGGGATAGCGGGATATGGTAACTGTATGGGTATACCCACAATAGCTGGAGAAGTATATTTTAATGAGAGCTATAAAGGTAATCCTCTGGTCAATGCCATGAGCGTGGGTATAATGAACAAAAACAAGATAAAAAAAGGTGTGGCTAGCGGCGTTGGCAACACCGTAATGTTGGTGGGTTCTACTACCGGAAGGGATGGCATAGGCGGTGCCAGTTTTGCTTCTGAGGAATTAAGCGAGAAATCAGAGGAGAAAAGGCCTGCGGTTCAGGTTGGGGATCCTTTTATGGAAAAATTGCTGCTGGAGGCCTGTCTGGAGTTATTTGAATCTGACGCTGTGGTAGGCATACAGGATATGGGCGCTGCTGGTATAACCTCCTCTAGCTGTGAAATGGCGGCAAGAGCTGGCACAGGAATAGAAATAGATATAGACAAGGTGCCAAAACGGGAGACAGGTATGACGCCCTTTGAAGTTATGTTGTCTGAATCTCAGGAGAGAATGCTGGTAGTCGTCAAAAAGGGTAGAGAAAAGGAAGTAATGGACATATTTGACAAATGGGGATTGCATGCAGCGGTTATAGGTGTGGTAACAGATGATGGAATGCTGACGGTTAAAGACAGAGGAGAAGTGGTGGCGAGAGTACCTGCAAAATCTCTGGCAAATGCCCCTGTGTACGAGAGGGAATATGAGAAACCTTCGTATCAGGATGACTTGAATAATCTGGATATTGATTCAATACCGTTGCCTTCGGATTATAATGACGTGCTGCTGAGGCTTATGAGTTCTTTGGATATATGCAGCAAGGAGTGGGTTTATAAGCAGTACGATTATATGGTTAGGACAGATACTGTGGTAATACCCGGGTCAGATGCGGCAGTATTGAGGATAAAGGGCAAAAATAAGGGTATCGCCATGACCATCGACTGCAACGGGTTGTACTGCTATCTTAACCCTAGAGAAGGGGCAAAGATAGCTGTGGCTGAAGCAGCCAGGAATCTTTCAGTCAGTGGTGCCATTCCGATGGCCATAACAGATGGATTAAACTTCGGCAATCCTGAGAAAAAAGAAGTTTACTGGCAATTCCGCGAAGCCATACTTGGGATAAAAGAAGCCTGCGAAGTACTGGGCATTCCTGTTATAAGCGGCAATGTGAGTTTTTACAATGAATCCCAGGGGAAAGCCATATATCCCACACCGGTTATAGGGATGGTAGGCCTTCTGGAAAACCTGAATCATGTGACCACCCAGGGTTTTAAAGATAAAGGTGATGTAATAATTCTGGCAGGCAAAAACCTCTGCGAATTGGGTGGAACAGAATACCTCAAGGAGATATATGGGCTGGAAAAAGGCAATGCGCCTTTAATTGACCTGAATTTTGAAAAAAGAGTGCAGAGCTTTATACGGGATGCCATAAATCAGGGACTTATAAAATCAGCTCACGATGTAAGTGAGGGCGGTCTGGCAGTAGCCATAGCCGAAAGCTGTATATCAGGGAAAATTGGAGCACAGATAAAACTGGATTCGGATATAAGGCCTGATGGACTGTTGT
- a CDS encoding NCS2 family permease encodes MDSVENGSFLDRYFKLREHGTTVRTEIIAGITTFITMAYIIFVNPLILSNTGMDKGAVFVATILSAIIATMIMGLFANVPFALAAGMGMNAFFTFYVVGQLKYSWQSALAMVFVCGIINIIITVTKLRIMIVKAIPDSLKNAIGAGIGLFIALIGFVEGGLVVKNPDTLVQLGDFSKPTTLLTLIGLIITALLMVLRVRGAILLGILITTIIGIPMGISKVPTAIVSLPPSLAPTFLKLDFAHLFRPEVGILGVITIIVAFSLADTFDTIGTFIGTARRTNVFDDVNGEIKKGSRFPTKMDRALFADAIATSMGALLGTSNVTTYVESTAGISAGGRTGLASVVTSIMFFLALFFAPIVGIVPAQATAPALIIVGVLMLGAVTSINFDDFSEALPAFMTVVLMPFTYNITNGIAAGFIFYTLVKIVKGKAKEVHPMMYIFTILFILRYAFLKA; translated from the coding sequence TTGGATAGTGTGGAAAATGGAAGTTTTTTAGACAGGTACTTTAAGCTTAGAGAGCATGGCACAACGGTGAGAACTGAAATCATAGCAGGTATAACTACATTTATAACAATGGCCTACATCATCTTTGTAAATCCTTTGATTTTAAGCAACACAGGAATGGATAAGGGTGCGGTTTTTGTTGCCACCATATTGTCCGCTATCATTGCAACAATGATAATGGGCTTATTTGCTAACGTGCCATTTGCACTGGCAGCAGGAATGGGTATGAATGCGTTTTTTACTTTTTATGTAGTAGGCCAGCTTAAGTATTCATGGCAGTCGGCGCTGGCGATGGTGTTTGTATGCGGTATTATCAATATAATTATAACTGTTACGAAATTGCGTATTATGATTGTGAAGGCTATTCCGGATTCGCTAAAAAATGCTATAGGTGCTGGGATTGGACTTTTTATAGCGTTGATCGGTTTTGTTGAGGGCGGTTTGGTAGTTAAGAATCCGGATACACTTGTACAGCTGGGCGATTTTTCTAAACCTACAACACTTTTGACACTTATAGGCTTAATCATAACAGCTCTGCTTATGGTTTTAAGGGTAAGAGGTGCTATACTGCTGGGTATATTAATAACTACTATAATAGGTATTCCGATGGGTATCTCAAAGGTCCCTACAGCTATTGTATCACTGCCTCCTAGCCTTGCACCTACATTTCTTAAGCTAGACTTTGCTCATTTATTTAGACCTGAAGTCGGTATTTTAGGAGTTATAACGATTATAGTTGCATTTAGCCTTGCAGATACTTTTGACACCATAGGAACCTTTATAGGTACTGCAAGAAGGACTAACGTATTTGATGACGTTAATGGTGAGATTAAGAAGGGAAGTAGATTTCCTACCAAGATGGACAGGGCTTTATTTGCTGACGCGATAGCTACATCTATGGGTGCTCTTCTGGGTACGAGCAATGTGACGACGTATGTAGAAAGCACGGCCGGTATAAGCGCAGGTGGAAGGACAGGTCTGGCTTCAGTTGTAACATCAATAATGTTCTTTTTGGCGTTATTCTTTGCGCCTATCGTAGGCATTGTCCCGGCTCAGGCAACTGCTCCGGCGCTGATAATAGTGGGAGTTTTGATGCTCGGCGCAGTAACGAGTATAAACTTTGATGACTTTTCAGAAGCATTGCCCGCTTTCATGACAGTTGTGCTCATGCCATTTACTTACAACATAACCAATGGGATTGCTGCAGGATTTATATTCTACACCTTGGTTAAAATCGTTAAGGGGAAAGCTAAAGAAGTGCACCCCATGATGTATATATTTACAATACTATTTATCTTGCGATATGCGTTTTTAAAAGCATAA
- the guaB gene encoding IMP dehydrogenase, with protein MAEVIKEALTFDDVLLVPAKSEVLPKEVDVSTKLTNKIKLNIPLMSAGMDTVTESKMAIAIAREGGIGIIHKNMSIEKQASEVDKVKRSEHGVIVDPFYLSPDHTIRDALELMERYHISGVPITVNGKLVGIITNRDIRFEDDLSKKISEVMTKEGLVTAPVGTTLAEAQRILKKHKIEKLPLVDEDFNLKGLITIKDIEKSIKYPNAAKDSKGRLLAGAAVGVTRDMMERVAALVNAGVDVIVVDTAHGHSKGVIEAVEKIKEAYPDVQLIAGNVATKEATEDLIKAGADCVKVGIGPGSICTTRVVAGVGVPQLTAIMDCAEAADKYGIPIIADGGIKYSGDIVKALAAGASVVMIGSLFAGTEESPGEMEIYQGRSFKVYRGMGSMGAMASGSKDRYFQEDAKKLVPEGVEGRVPFKGPLSETIYQLIGGLRAGMGYCGAKDLEALRRNARFVKITSAGLKESHPHDIMITKEAPNYSVT; from the coding sequence TTGGCAGAGGTAATTAAGGAGGCTTTGACATTTGACGATGTGCTTTTAGTTCCGGCAAAGTCAGAGGTTTTGCCTAAAGAAGTGGACGTGTCCACAAAATTGACCAATAAAATCAAACTCAATATACCCCTTATGAGCGCGGGAATGGACACGGTCACGGAGTCTAAAATGGCCATTGCTATAGCTAGAGAAGGCGGGATCGGCATCATTCACAAAAATATGTCTATAGAAAAGCAGGCCTCAGAGGTAGACAAGGTAAAGAGGTCAGAGCATGGAGTTATAGTAGATCCTTTCTATTTGTCCCCTGATCATACCATAAGGGATGCGTTGGAGCTCATGGAAAGGTACCATATTTCCGGGGTACCCATTACAGTCAATGGCAAGCTGGTAGGCATAATTACCAATAGGGATATACGATTTGAAGATGATTTGAGCAAAAAGATAAGCGAGGTTATGACAAAAGAAGGCCTTGTTACAGCTCCTGTAGGTACAACCCTTGCTGAAGCCCAAAGGATACTTAAAAAGCATAAGATTGAAAAACTTCCTCTGGTAGACGAAGATTTCAACTTAAAAGGTCTTATAACCATAAAAGATATAGAAAAGAGCATAAAGTATCCCAATGCAGCGAAGGATTCAAAAGGTAGGCTGCTGGCTGGTGCTGCGGTTGGCGTCACAAGGGATATGATGGAAAGGGTTGCGGCGTTGGTAAATGCCGGTGTGGATGTCATCGTGGTGGATACCGCTCATGGGCACTCTAAAGGGGTTATTGAGGCTGTAGAGAAAATAAAAGAGGCGTATCCTGATGTTCAGCTTATAGCCGGGAATGTGGCTACAAAAGAGGCGACGGAGGATCTTATTAAAGCCGGCGCTGATTGCGTAAAAGTAGGTATAGGGCCGGGTTCTATTTGCACTACAAGGGTAGTGGCAGGGGTAGGTGTGCCTCAGTTGACGGCGATTATGGATTGCGCTGAAGCTGCAGATAAGTACGGTATACCTATAATAGCAGATGGAGGTATAAAGTATTCAGGTGATATCGTAAAAGCCCTTGCAGCAGGTGCCAGTGTCGTTATGATAGGTAGTCTATTTGCGGGTACCGAAGAAAGCCCCGGCGAAATGGAAATATATCAGGGCAGAAGCTTTAAAGTGTACAGGGGTATGGGTTCCATGGGAGCTATGGCATCAGGCAGCAAAGATAGATACTTCCAGGAAGATGCTAAAAAGCTGGTTCCTGAGGGGGTTGAAGGAAGGGTGCCTTTTAAAGGGCCCTTAAGCGAGACCATATACCAGCTCATAGGAGGATTGCGAGCAGGTATGGGCTATTGTGGCGCAAAAGATCTGGAGGCATTGAGACGCAATGCCAGGTTTGTAAAAATTACATCAGCAGGTTTAAAAGAAAGCCATCCTCATGATATAATGATAACAAAAGAAGCTCCTAATTATAGTGTGACATGA
- the guaA gene encoding glutamine-hydrolyzing GMP synthase has product MRETILILDFGGQYTQLIARRIREVNVYCEIVPYDISPEKIREYKPMGIVLSGGPASVYVKDAPKCDPEIFKLGIPVLGICYGAQLMALLLGGAVERAEVAEYGKTELVVNNNVPLFKGIERETVCWMSHVDLIEQLPENFKVIASTAHTPVAAMADVKRKLYAVQFHPEVEHTPLGKDMIKNFLFEICDMSADWTMDSFVEQTVKSIKKTVGDKKAICALSGGVDSSVAAVLVHRAIGDQLTCIFVDNGLLRLNEADTVERVFRDKFDINLIRVDARERFLSKLKGVVDPEQKRKIIGNEFIRVFEEEANKLEGVEYLVQGTLYPDVIESGSKVASTIKSHHNVGGLPEDMKFKLLEPLKNLFKDEVRLVGKELGIPEEILYRHPFPGPGLAVRVLGEVTEEKLDLLRQVDHIFIRELKEAGYYNKVWQAFAVLPDIKSVGVMGDERTYAYTVALRAVTSSDGMTADWARLPLELLDSISRSIINEVKGVNRVVYDITSKPPATIEWE; this is encoded by the coding sequence ATGAGAGAGACAATATTAATCCTTGATTTCGGCGGACAGTACACCCAGCTTATTGCCAGGAGGATTCGCGAAGTAAATGTATACTGCGAAATAGTTCCGTATGATATTTCGCCTGAGAAGATAAGGGAATATAAACCTATGGGTATTGTGCTGTCGGGTGGACCGGCCAGTGTGTATGTAAAAGATGCGCCTAAATGCGATCCTGAAATATTCAAATTAGGAATACCTGTTTTAGGTATATGTTATGGTGCTCAGCTTATGGCATTGTTATTAGGTGGGGCAGTAGAAAGGGCTGAAGTTGCCGAATATGGCAAGACGGAACTGGTAGTAAACAACAACGTACCTCTATTTAAAGGTATTGAGCGGGAGACGGTTTGCTGGATGAGTCATGTTGACCTCATAGAGCAGTTACCGGAGAATTTTAAGGTTATAGCATCTACAGCCCATACGCCTGTTGCGGCCATGGCTGATGTGAAACGCAAATTATACGCTGTACAGTTTCATCCAGAGGTAGAACATACTCCTCTGGGAAAAGATATGATAAAGAATTTTCTTTTTGAGATATGCGATATGAGCGCCGATTGGACTATGGATTCGTTTGTGGAGCAGACGGTAAAGAGCATCAAGAAAACCGTAGGCGATAAAAAGGCTATTTGTGCGCTAAGCGGTGGAGTAGATTCATCGGTGGCGGCGGTATTGGTGCACAGAGCTATAGGAGACCAGCTGACATGTATTTTTGTAGACAATGGCCTTTTAAGGCTAAACGAAGCTGATACCGTAGAAAGAGTTTTCAGGGATAAGTTCGATATCAATCTCATCAGAGTAGATGCAAGGGAGCGCTTTTTATCTAAATTGAAGGGCGTAGTTGATCCTGAGCAGAAGCGCAAAATCATCGGCAATGAATTTATACGGGTGTTTGAGGAAGAGGCTAATAAACTTGAGGGTGTTGAGTACCTGGTACAGGGGACGTTGTATCCTGATGTCATTGAAAGTGGGAGCAAGGTGGCATCTACGATAAAAAGCCATCACAACGTAGGTGGGCTTCCTGAAGATATGAAATTTAAGCTTTTGGAACCTCTTAAAAACCTGTTTAAAGATGAAGTCCGCCTTGTAGGGAAAGAGCTGGGAATACCCGAGGAGATTTTATACAGACATCCTTTCCCGGGGCCAGGGCTTGCCGTGAGAGTTTTGGGAGAAGTGACAGAAGAAAAGCTGGATTTACTTAGACAGGTTGATCATATCTTCATAAGGGAATTAAAGGAAGCCGGTTATTACAATAAGGTATGGCAGGCGTTTGCTGTATTGCCTGACATAAAGTCGGTGGGCGTTATGGGCGATGAAAGAACATATGCATATACGGTGGCATTAAGGGCTGTGACATCCTCAGACGGTATGACAGCTGATTGGGCCAGACTGCCATTGGAATTGTTGGATTCTATATCTAGAAGCATCATCAACGAGGTAAAGGGTGTAAACAGGGTTGTCTATGATATAACGTCAAAGCCACCTGCCACTATAGAATGGGAGTAA
- the purE gene encoding 5-(carboxyamino)imidazole ribonucleotide mutase: MPKVAVVMGSDSDLPLMKKCINVLKEFDVQFDVRIISAHRTPDVAADFAKGAAGKGYEVIIAAAGKAAHLAGVLAAMTTLPVIGVPVKSSTMDGMDSLLSMVQMPKGIPVATVAIDGAENAALLAIQILALKYPELSEKIAAYRDKMAQDVIKKDNEIRNEVF; the protein is encoded by the coding sequence ATGCCAAAAGTAGCTGTTGTCATGGGCAGCGATTCGGATTTGCCTTTGATGAAAAAGTGTATAAACGTGTTAAAAGAATTTGATGTGCAATTTGACGTCAGGATAATATCGGCGCATAGGACGCCAGATGTTGCTGCTGACTTTGCAAAAGGTGCTGCGGGGAAAGGTTATGAAGTTATAATTGCAGCAGCAGGTAAAGCGGCTCATCTGGCGGGGGTTTTGGCGGCTATGACCACATTGCCGGTCATAGGTGTTCCTGTAAAATCCTCTACGATGGATGGCATGGATTCGCTACTTTCTATGGTACAAATGCCCAAGGGAATACCTGTGGCTACGGTGGCTATTGATGGTGCCGAGAACGCTGCGCTTTTAGCAATTCAGATATTGGCCTTAAAATATCCAGAATTATCCGAAAAAATAGCAGCGTATAGAGATAAAATGGCACAGGATGTTATAAAAAAAGATAATGAAATAAGAAATGAGGTGTTTTAA